Proteins encoded within one genomic window of uncultured Desulfobacter sp.:
- a CDS encoding threonine/serine exporter family protein, giving the protein MWLVIFVASALVSFYGVGWARKYRAHPKVITVASIIPMIPGTFAYNTMISIVAIASGQFTDQTLGAVAENGLKTLFILGGIAFGLTLPGILIYRKKPIV; this is encoded by the coding sequence GTGTGGCTGGTGATCTTTGTTGCCTCGGCTTTGGTCAGCTTTTACGGTGTGGGGTGGGCGCGTAAATACAGAGCCCATCCAAAAGTCATTACGGTTGCCTCCATTATTCCCATGATTCCAGGAACCTTTGCCTACAATACCATGATCTCCATCGTAGCCATTGCCTCGGGCCAATTTACGGACCAGACCCTGGGTGCGGTTGCGGAAAACGGGCTTAAAACCCTTTTCATCCTAGGCGGCATTGCATTCGGCCTTACCCTGCCGGGAATACTGATCTACCGGAAAAAACCCATCGTATGA
- a CDS encoding radical SAM protein has protein sequence MNPEKALDRLTQCGVVPANRLIIAVTRHCNLKCNHCWLTSGPKSSLKHVDATLLKETLSLWVDAGVQTLCLSGGEPLTHPQWQDILTHCAQFPTIYHLRLQTNGTLLTPKIVNDLADPVFANLHLQISLDGAQPATHDLVRGKGNFAKTMNGLRLLSDAGLGPRTTVSFTEMRHNFEELPQLFAMMEELDIGRVVSGTLIQGGRALTRALDLPSPKQYANLIERFSHDAQLRAIYERIGNTSCLEWYASRREISEHHCANCMESPYISEEGTLFPCGLLSVTNYGIQKVWNCSVASIAKKAEVRWAGLNALSRQRADDIQACMDCTGRRHCQSGCMARLARQTNDFLEVEDRCHLRKMVYTLPDLPD, from the coding sequence ATGAACCCGGAAAAGGCGCTTGACAGACTCACCCAATGCGGTGTGGTTCCCGCAAACAGGCTTATCATTGCCGTTACCCGCCACTGCAATTTAAAATGCAATCACTGCTGGTTGACATCCGGCCCAAAATCTTCTCTGAAACATGTGGATGCAACGCTGTTAAAAGAGACTCTCTCCCTCTGGGTTGATGCCGGCGTGCAAACCCTCTGTCTTTCCGGCGGCGAACCGCTCACTCACCCCCAGTGGCAGGACATTCTCACCCATTGTGCACAATTTCCGACGATCTACCATCTGCGGTTGCAAACCAATGGAACCTTGCTGACCCCAAAAATCGTAAACGACCTGGCAGACCCTGTGTTTGCCAACCTTCATCTGCAAATCAGTCTTGATGGCGCACAGCCTGCCACCCATGACCTTGTCAGGGGTAAAGGCAACTTTGCAAAAACCATGAACGGCCTGCGACTGCTTTCTGATGCAGGTCTGGGGCCACGCACCACGGTCTCGTTTACGGAGATGAGGCATAATTTCGAAGAACTGCCGCAGCTGTTTGCCATGATGGAGGAACTGGACATCGGCCGTGTGGTAAGCGGCACCCTGATACAGGGAGGACGGGCACTGACACGCGCCCTGGATCTTCCATCGCCCAAACAATACGCAAACCTGATAGAACGATTCTCACATGATGCGCAGCTTCGGGCCATCTATGAAAGAATCGGCAATACATCCTGCCTGGAATGGTACGCATCCCGCCGTGAAATTTCAGAACACCATTGTGCCAACTGCATGGAATCTCCATATATTTCAGAGGAAGGAACGCTTTTTCCCTGCGGCCTTTTATCTGTTACCAACTACGGTATCCAAAAGGTGTGGAACTGTTCTGTGGCATCTATTGCCAAAAAAGCGGAAGTCCGGTGGGCAGGTCTCAACGCGTTAAGCAGACAACGCGCCGACGATATTCAAGCATGTATGGACTGTACAGGGCGCCGGCATTGTCAAAGCGGCTGTATGGCAAGACTTGCACGGCAAACTAATGATTTTTTGGAAGTGGAAGATCGGTGTCATCTGAGAAAGATGGTCTACACATTACCGGACCTGCCGGATTAA
- a CDS encoding PAS domain S-box protein, whose amino-acid sequence MADTERTEFHPGEGLPGRVYATGKAQWIEDVTRDDNFPRANSLSAVSVRGAFAFPVQIRDEVVAVLEFFSSEIQAPNQSVLDMAEEAGKQLGYVIERKRIERAMEESERKFRGIFDYSSQLMGLVTTDGTIIQFNEAALSMIGKVQEDVLGQRLWESPWWRHSKREALEVKAALEKAVSGKSVRFETTHMDKEGRVRDIDFVLPPITDHDDRVIYLIPEGRDITDRKDAEEALRQFKGTLDQIHDAVFIFDPDTFAFTYVNQGALLQLGYSREELLSITPLNIFCQHLWPCSGTDQGTS is encoded by the coding sequence ATGGCCGATACGGAACGGACAGAGTTTCATCCCGGCGAGGGGCTGCCGGGCAGGGTGTATGCCACGGGCAAAGCACAGTGGATAGAGGATGTGACCCGGGACGATAATTTTCCCAGGGCTAATAGCCTTTCCGCCGTCAGTGTCCGCGGCGCCTTCGCCTTTCCGGTGCAGATCCGGGATGAGGTGGTGGCCGTCCTGGAATTTTTCTCTTCTGAAATCCAGGCCCCGAACCAGTCGGTGCTGGATATGGCTGAAGAGGCGGGAAAACAGCTCGGGTATGTGATTGAACGAAAACGCATTGAACGGGCCATGGAAGAAAGTGAGCGTAAATTCAGAGGGATTTTCGACTATAGCTCACAGCTCATGGGCCTGGTGACCACTGACGGTACCATCATCCAGTTCAATGAAGCGGCCTTGTCCATGATTGGAAAGGTCCAGGAGGATGTCCTGGGCCAGCGGCTTTGGGAAAGTCCCTGGTGGCGGCATTCGAAACGGGAGGCACTGGAGGTCAAAGCGGCTTTGGAAAAGGCGGTGTCTGGAAAATCCGTCCGATTTGAAACCACCCATATGGACAAAGAGGGCAGGGTCCGGGACATTGACTTTGTCCTGCCCCCCATTACGGACCATGACGATCGGGTGATTTACCTGATTCCCGAGGGACGGGATATCACTGACCGGAAAGATGCCGAAGAAGCCCTCAGGCAGTTTAAAGGGACCCTGGACCAGATCCATGATGCCGTGTTTATTTTTGATCCGGATACCTTTGCGTTCACCTATGTCAATCAGGGTGCTCTGCTGCAGCTGGGCTATTCCCGGGAAGAGCTTCTTTCCATAACACCCCTGAACATCTTTTGTCAGCACCTATGGCCATGCAGTGGAACGGATCAGGGAACATCTTAA
- a CDS encoding transporter produces the protein MQKVIFLGDAYAKRSLKSVGSVLGGMLIVAMLVCSLHSAFAAEGGGSAYLGGNEDFMLGALPGPGFYPIIYTFHYTADELMDGNGNEKPLDFDLNVTGAAFRFLYVSDMKLFGADVAWHVIIPVLSSQVDIVEAGVDDSTSGLGDIEVSALTLGWHPNKNLHVVGSLDVWLPVGEYDADDAASLGRNYWTVAPILAVTYLFDTGFELSAKLQYLVNFENSDTDYNTGNEFICDYLVGQHVGNWMFGINGMLYLQATDDELSGDNVSNSKGQAISIGPAIQYNYKNMFFNLKAQFDTNVENRPRGEKYWFKFMYAF, from the coding sequence ATGCAGAAAGTTATTTTTCTCGGGGACGCGTATGCGAAAAGGTCGTTAAAATCGGTTGGATCAGTTTTAGGGGGCATGCTTATTGTGGCCATGCTTGTCTGTTCGCTTCACAGTGCATTCGCTGCTGAAGGCGGTGGTTCTGCCTATCTGGGCGGGAACGAGGATTTCATGTTGGGGGCCTTGCCAGGACCGGGGTTTTATCCCATCATTTACACGTTTCATTACACTGCCGATGAATTAATGGATGGCAATGGTAATGAAAAGCCTTTGGATTTTGATCTAAATGTGACCGGGGCCGCGTTTCGTTTTCTCTATGTTTCTGACATGAAATTGTTCGGAGCCGATGTGGCCTGGCATGTCATTATCCCTGTTCTCAGTTCCCAGGTCGATATTGTCGAGGCTGGGGTGGATGACTCCACAAGCGGCCTTGGCGATATTGAGGTCTCTGCACTCACGTTAGGCTGGCACCCAAACAAAAATCTTCATGTTGTCGGCTCACTGGACGTCTGGCTTCCTGTGGGCGAATATGACGCTGATGATGCGGCAAGTCTCGGCCGAAACTATTGGACTGTTGCTCCTATCCTGGCCGTTACATACCTCTTTGATACAGGTTTTGAGCTGTCGGCAAAATTGCAGTATCTGGTCAATTTTGAAAATTCGGACACCGATTATAATACCGGAAATGAATTTATCTGTGACTACCTGGTGGGCCAGCACGTCGGCAACTGGATGTTCGGCATTAACGGTATGCTCTATCTTCAGGCCACGGATGACGAGCTTTCGGGAGACAACGTCAGCAACAGCAAGGGGCAAGCAATTTCTATCGGTCCTGCCATCCAGTACAATTACAAAAATATGTTTTTCAACCTAAAGGCGCAGTTTGATACCAATGTTGAGAACAGACCCAGAGGGGAAAAATACTGGTTTAAATTCATGTATGCTTTCTAA
- a CDS encoding transglycosylase domain-containing protein, producing the protein MMFIFLLILAVIYEIETSKLQAHYISRLAAKIGVQVASGESPSIQFPKAGPYDTRLGYVELPTFFRNLDVAGYDIEAQARFSPFMLEYTQAGFYPAYREKSNAGLRIEDRLGRLIYAAAYPERIFSDYSQIPDIIVKILLYIENRELLDPRYPLKNPAVEWKRLTAAALELGMKVVDSSRNVPGGSTLATQMEKYRHSPQGLTLSVKDKFQQMASASMRAYLNGEETLQARYRIVCDFINSMPLGAISGYGEVMGLGDGLYAWYGVDFPQTVRLLSQRPSNLSDSVVKARAMALKQVVSLFVAQRRPSYFLAQDHMALKAKTDTYLRLLARVGIITPKDRDAAIAAPLVLQERVDPPSAQSFLPRKALNAVRVQLLNLLDIDRLYRLDRFDLSVTSTVDQSVQQETTTLLKSFSEPLAAQKNELYGYHLLGNGDSSNIVYSLTLYERSEGANFMRLQTDTLDQPLNINSGTKLELGSSAKFRTLATYLEIIAGLHKQYRSLSRAELAKVEVDPADYLSRWVISYLSGYSDRALSAILASAMQRSYSASPEEKFFTGGGVHTFSNFDTRHDNRMFSVQDAFNHSINLVFIRMMRDITQYYKYQIPGVRQLLADATDPRRHDYLAKFADQEGQIFLQRFYRKYAGESFGEAFDILLEGMRQNPKNLAAAFRYIKPAAGFKEFKAFLSGHLKNGQAAGNRLPELFEMSGPHTYSLVELGYITRVHPLELWTLAYLNRHPDAGQGEVIQNSAAERQQVYTWLFKTSRKNKQDVRIRALLEVEAFSEIFLAWKRLKYPFNSLVPSYATAIGSSADRPDSLAELVGIVLNEGKWYPTLQIRKLCFGEKTPYETRLAYRKSQGEQVMHPQVATALRQALLGVVESGTARRIRNAFLLSDGTGLAVGGKTGTGDNRHNIYGSDGHLLLSKAINRTAVFVFFIGDRFYGVVTAYVAGQDSDDYTFTSALAVQILKAAAPRLMPLLAADDQQ; encoded by the coding sequence ATGATGTTTATTTTCTTATTGATCTTGGCGGTGATTTATGAGATTGAAACCTCCAAGCTTCAAGCGCATTATATCAGCAGATTGGCCGCAAAGATCGGTGTGCAGGTGGCTTCCGGGGAAAGTCCGTCCATTCAGTTCCCTAAGGCAGGACCCTATGATACGCGGCTTGGGTATGTAGAATTGCCGACATTTTTCCGAAATCTCGACGTCGCCGGTTACGACATCGAAGCCCAGGCCCGCTTTTCTCCTTTTATGCTTGAATACACCCAGGCTGGATTTTATCCTGCGTACCGGGAAAAATCCAATGCCGGTCTTCGCATTGAAGACCGGTTGGGGCGCCTTATTTATGCAGCTGCCTATCCTGAACGTATTTTTTCAGATTACAGCCAGATCCCGGATATCATTGTAAAGATTTTGCTCTACATCGAAAATCGAGAGTTGCTGGACCCTCGCTATCCCCTTAAGAATCCCGCTGTGGAATGGAAACGTCTTACCGCCGCGGCTCTGGAACTGGGGATGAAAGTAGTGGACAGCAGTCGAAATGTTCCAGGGGGAAGCACCCTGGCGACCCAGATGGAAAAATACCGCCATTCGCCCCAAGGTCTGACGCTTTCTGTTAAAGATAAATTTCAACAGATGGCATCCGCAAGCATGCGTGCCTATCTGAACGGAGAGGAGACCCTGCAGGCCCGGTATCGCATTGTATGCGATTTTATCAACTCCATGCCTCTTGGGGCGATTTCCGGTTACGGGGAAGTCATGGGGCTTGGCGACGGTTTGTATGCCTGGTACGGTGTCGACTTTCCCCAGACCGTTCGTCTGTTGTCACAGCGCCCCTCAAACTTATCCGATTCGGTCGTAAAAGCCAGAGCAATGGCGCTGAAACAGGTCGTCAGTCTTTTTGTTGCCCAACGCCGTCCATCGTATTTCCTTGCACAAGATCATATGGCCCTAAAAGCTAAAACCGACACTTACCTTCGTCTTTTGGCCCGGGTCGGTATCATCACGCCAAAAGATCGGGATGCAGCGATCGCGGCACCGCTTGTTTTACAGGAACGGGTTGACCCGCCAAGTGCCCAATCATTTCTTCCTCGAAAGGCGCTCAATGCAGTCAGAGTCCAGTTGCTGAATTTGCTGGATATTGACCGGTTGTATCGGCTGGACCGTTTCGATCTTTCAGTTACCAGCACCGTGGACCAGTCCGTACAGCAGGAAACAACGACCTTGCTCAAAAGTTTCAGTGAGCCCTTAGCTGCTCAAAAGAACGAGCTATATGGTTATCACCTCCTTGGAAACGGCGATTCGTCCAATATTGTCTATAGCCTGACTTTGTACGAACGGTCTGAAGGAGCCAATTTTATGCGCCTCCAGACAGACACGCTTGATCAGCCGCTCAATATCAATTCGGGCACCAAGCTTGAACTTGGTTCTTCGGCCAAATTCCGGACATTGGCGACTTATCTTGAGATCATTGCCGGCCTTCATAAACAATACCGTTCGCTTTCCCGGGCAGAATTGGCCAAAGTGGAGGTGGACCCGGCGGACTATTTGAGCCGCTGGGTGATCTCTTATCTAAGTGGATACAGTGACAGAGCCCTTTCGGCCATACTGGCCTCCGCCATGCAGCGTAGCTATTCGGCAAGTCCCGAAGAGAAGTTTTTCACCGGCGGCGGGGTCCACACCTTTTCCAATTTTGACACGCGGCATGATAACCGAATGTTTTCAGTGCAGGATGCCTTCAATCATTCGATCAATCTGGTATTCATTCGAATGATGCGAGACATTACCCAGTACTACAAATATCAGATTCCCGGGGTTCGGCAGCTTTTGGCAGATGCCACAGACCCCCGGCGGCACGATTATCTGGCTAAATTTGCGGATCAGGAGGGGCAAATTTTTCTTCAGCGGTTTTACCGCAAATATGCAGGGGAATCTTTTGGTGAGGCCTTTGACATTTTGCTGGAGGGAATGCGCCAAAATCCGAAAAATTTGGCTGCCGCTTTTCGATATATCAAACCGGCAGCCGGGTTCAAAGAATTCAAGGCGTTTCTTTCCGGTCATTTGAAAAACGGACAGGCTGCCGGCAATCGTTTGCCGGAACTTTTTGAAATGTCTGGTCCCCATACCTATTCGCTTGTGGAGCTTGGCTATATTACCCGGGTTCACCCCCTGGAACTGTGGACGCTGGCCTATTTGAATCGGCACCCGGATGCCGGCCAAGGTGAGGTGATTCAAAACAGTGCGGCGGAACGTCAACAGGTCTATACATGGCTGTTTAAGACCTCCAGAAAGAATAAACAGGATGTGCGTATCCGAGCCCTTCTCGAAGTGGAAGCGTTCAGTGAAATATTTTTGGCGTGGAAGCGTTTGAAATACCCGTTTAACAGCCTGGTGCCATCCTATGCCACCGCCATCGGCAGTTCTGCAGATCGGCCGGACTCATTGGCGGAACTTGTGGGTATCGTTTTGAATGAAGGCAAATGGTATCCCACCCTCCAAATTCGCAAACTTTGTTTTGGAGAAAAAACGCCTTATGAAACCAGGTTGGCTTATAGAAAAAGCCAGGGGGAGCAGGTGATGCACCCTCAAGTTGCGACGGCACTTCGCCAGGCGCTTTTAGGGGTGGTTGAAAGCGGAACGGCCCGGCGGATTCGCAACGCGTTTTTGCTTTCCGACGGCACCGGTTTGGCTGTAGGCGGTAAAACGGGCACTGGCGACAACCGCCACAATATCTACGGTTCGGACGGACACCTCCTTTTATCCAAAGCAATAAACCGCACTGCCGTGTTCGTGTTTTTCATCGGCGATCGCTTTTACGGCGTCGTCACCGCCTATGTGGCGGGACAGGATTCCGACGACTATACCTTCACAAGCGCTCTTGCAGTACAGATTCTCAAGGCCGCAGCTCCCCGGTTGATGCCGTTATTGGCAGCCGACGATCAGCAGTAA
- a CDS encoding septal ring lytic transglycosylase RlpA family protein, translating into MSVTTCLQLSVIVSLLLLAFGCGNVKSPSPVQTVSKLEKSPIRAKKAQVDVSVVPKEKTALAPVLKSLLKPVQKSVPQAVQAARQPIYYEIGKASFYADKFQSRKTASGEPFHQKAKTAAHRQLPFGTKVKVTNKKNKKSVIVTINDRGPFVEGRIIDLSKFAFSRIGNTRDGILNVGIQIVDQNDLDQHDYDPDQS; encoded by the coding sequence ATGTCAGTTACAACTTGTCTTCAACTGTCTGTAATAGTCTCTTTGCTTTTACTGGCTTTTGGCTGTGGAAACGTGAAATCTCCCAGCCCTGTCCAGACTGTTTCAAAACTTGAAAAAAGTCCCATAAGGGCAAAAAAAGCACAGGTTGACGTTTCTGTTGTTCCGAAAGAAAAAACAGCCTTGGCTCCTGTCTTAAAATCATTATTGAAACCTGTTCAAAAGTCGGTTCCCCAAGCTGTTCAAGCGGCCCGGCAACCCATCTATTATGAAATCGGCAAGGCCTCCTTTTACGCAGATAAATTTCAGTCCAGGAAAACCGCCAGCGGAGAACCCTTTCACCAGAAAGCAAAAACGGCAGCCCATAGACAACTGCCTTTTGGTACCAAGGTAAAGGTCACCAACAAAAAAAACAAGAAAAGTGTAATTGTAACCATCAATGACAGAGGCCCTTTTGTAGAGGGACGAATCATTGATCTAAGCAAATTTGCCTTCAGCCGCATTGGCAATACAAGGGACGGCATCCTGAATGTGGGAATTCAAATTGTCGATCAAAACGATCTTGATCAGCATGATTATGATCCTGATCAGTCATAA
- a CDS encoding sigma-54 dependent transcriptional regulator translates to MKGRLLIVDDDTAHLSMLETLLKSLSYTIECVKDGADAIEQVQKTPYDLVLMDVRMANVGGMEALKEIKHLNPAIPVIIMTAYSSVDKAVEAMRLGADDYLTKPLNFEELKLSIERVTKHLQLSLENSQLKEQLLGECDFSGIIGTSTAIREVIDTAKIAAPTDANILISGESGTGKELFAKAIHKNSKRKENALISVNCAALSETLLESELFGHEKGAFTGADKSREGLFKSADKGSIFLDEIGEIPLSMQVKLLRVLQEKEIQKVGSDKVTTIDVRVIVATNKNLEKEVDAGHFRQDLFYRLNVINVTVPPLRDRSDDIPLLAQKFLDRYIRENKKDIKGFTPMAMDALVKYSWPGNVRELENIIERAIILCMGQYICEKDLPSNVLKDYEPENIAAHDFSGGGKTLNEIESIALIETLKQTNGNKTEAAKILNITRTTLNNKLKRHNLDLDKILSVSP, encoded by the coding sequence ATGAAAGGCCGACTACTGATTGTTGATGATGACACAGCCCATCTGTCAATGCTGGAAACGCTTTTAAAAAGTCTTTCTTACACCATTGAATGTGTCAAAGACGGTGCCGATGCCATTGAACAGGTGCAAAAAACGCCCTATGACCTTGTTCTTATGGATGTCAGAATGGCCAACGTGGGCGGCATGGAGGCGCTCAAAGAGATTAAGCACCTTAACCCCGCCATACCGGTCATTATCATGACCGCATACTCTTCGGTGGATAAAGCAGTGGAAGCTATGCGGCTGGGGGCGGATGACTATCTGACCAAGCCCTTGAATTTTGAGGAGCTCAAGCTTTCCATTGAGCGCGTAACCAAACATCTGCAATTGTCCCTGGAAAACAGTCAACTGAAAGAACAGTTGCTGGGCGAGTGCGACTTCTCTGGGATAATCGGCACCAGTACGGCCATCAGAGAGGTCATTGATACGGCTAAAATTGCGGCTCCCACCGATGCGAATATTCTAATTTCCGGGGAAAGCGGTACCGGCAAAGAGTTGTTTGCAAAGGCCATTCACAAAAACAGTAAACGAAAAGAGAATGCTTTGATCTCGGTGAATTGTGCCGCGTTGAGTGAAACCCTTCTGGAATCTGAACTGTTCGGCCATGAGAAAGGGGCGTTCACCGGGGCGGATAAATCCAGAGAAGGCCTTTTTAAATCGGCAGATAAGGGGTCCATTTTTCTCGATGAAATCGGCGAGATTCCTTTATCCATGCAGGTTAAACTGCTCAGGGTCCTCCAGGAAAAAGAGATTCAGAAAGTGGGATCCGATAAAGTTACAACCATTGACGTACGTGTGATTGTGGCCACCAACAAAAATTTGGAAAAAGAGGTGGACGCGGGACATTTTCGCCAGGATCTGTTTTACCGGCTTAATGTGATCAATGTAACGGTGCCCCCACTGCGAGACAGATCAGATGACATCCCTTTGCTTGCCCAGAAATTTTTAGACCGGTACATACGAGAGAATAAAAAAGATATTAAAGGGTTTACCCCTATGGCCATGGATGCCCTGGTCAAGTACAGCTGGCCGGGAAATGTGCGCGAACTTGAAAATATAATAGAACGCGCCATTATCCTGTGTATGGGTCAGTATATATGTGAAAAAGATCTGCCCTCTAACGTGTTAAAGGATTATGAACCCGAAAATATAGCCGCCCATGATTTTTCAGGGGGCGGAAAAACCCTGAATGAGATCGAAAGTATTGCTCTGATCGAGACGCTAAAGCAGACAAATGGTAACAAAACCGAGGCCGCCAAAATTCTTAACATTACAAGAACGACCTTGAACAACAAGCTTAAGCGGCACAATTTGGACCTGGATAAAATTTTGTCGGTAAGTCCATAA